A region from the Salvia splendens isolate huo1 chromosome 15, SspV2, whole genome shotgun sequence genome encodes:
- the LOC121766902 gene encoding uncharacterized protein LOC121766902 encodes MPTEVEGLLNLQIKLARVKKTLKKWNKEVFGNIHSNLRGMEEKIAMAQADFKDRPSPENRMEINKLIAEYICLLRMEEDFWRQKAMLRWLTEGDKNTRFYQSWVKQKRIRMRIHKINLDGREVSDVAEIKNSAVQFFQKLLAPEPMLLVEPDLSLINQLPPSVDMSSLVREPKAEKVKRAVFGISGDSAPDPDGFTATFFQACWGIIGRDVVAAIC; translated from the coding sequence ATGCCGACGGAAGTTGAGGGACTCCTCAACCTCCAAATCAAGCTTGCGAGAGTCAAGAAAACTTTGAAGAAATGGAATAAGGAGGTCTTTGGGAATATTCATTCCAACCTTAGGGGCATGGAAGAGAAAATAGCGATGGCCCAAGCTGATTTCAAAGATAGGCCGTCACCCGAAAATAGAATGGAAATCAACAAACTCATTGCCGAGTATATTTGCCTCCTCAGAATGGAGGAAGACTTCTGGCGCCAAAAAGCAATGCTACGATGGCTCACGGAGGGAGATAAGAATACTAGATTTTATCAAAGTTGGGTTAAGCAAAAGAGAATTCGGAtgcgcatccacaagatcaacCTTGATGGACGCGAAGTATCGGATGTAGCGGAGATCAAGAACTCGGCGGTGCAATTCTTCCAAAAGCTCCTTGCCCCAGAACCTATGTTGCTGGTGGAGCCGGACCTTAGCCTCATAAATCAACTCCCTCCCTCGGTTGACATGAGTTCCTTGGTTAGAGAACCGAAAGCGGAGAAGGTTAAACGAGCTGTCTTTGGCATCTCGGGTGATAGTGCACCAGACCCGGATGGCTTCACGGCCACTTTCTTCCAAGCATGCTGGGGAATTATTGGACGGGATGTGGTCGCAGCAATTTGCTAA